The window GCCCTACTAGCATGCGGGTATTTTCTCCCTGCTGCAGTAGCTGAATATCGCTGACGCGGCCCACCCGAAAACCATTAACGGTTACCGGATTAGACACAGTGAGCCCATCTACATTTTCATAAATTACATAATAAGTATTGGAGGGATCAAAGAAATCGATACCCTTCAAGAACTTAAAGCCCACAAAAAGAATTGCCAGCGCAGCAACGGTCAGCAATCCTACTTTTACTTCTTTAGTTAATTTCACAGAATCTTCTTTAAGTTAATTCATAGCCTCCAGCTCATCTTTATAATCCCTAAATGCTCTGTAGAGCCCAGAGGCAATGTAGGTTCTGCCCAATTCATCATTCAGGTATTTTTCTTCAGTTTTATTTGATATAAAACCGAGCTCTACCAGCACGCTGGGCATAGTAGTTTGCCATAGAACCAGAAAACCTGCCTGTTTTACACCACGGCTTGGCCTGCCAACTCTTTTGGTGAACTGATGGTCTATATTCTCTGCGAGCTGCAGGCTGTTGTGCAGGTGCGCATTTTGCATGAGCGAAAACATGATGTACGATTCCGGAGACTTTGGATCGAAGCCTTCATATTTTTCCTCATAGTTCTCCTCCAGCAAGATAACAGAGTTTTCCCGTTTGGCAACCGACAAGTTTTGTTCATTGACGTGTAAACCCATGATAAAGGTTTCAGTGCCAATAGCCTCAGGGTTAGCCGCAGAGTTCAGGTGAATGCTGATAAAAACATCTGCACCTGCTTTATTGGCAATTGAGGCCCTGTTTTCCAGGGGAATAAAGGTGTCGTCCTTACGGGTATAAATTACTTCTACCTCCGGAAGATTTTTTTTAATAAGCGCTCCCAGCTCCAGGGCTACAGCAAGCGCAACATCTTTTTCTTTGGAAACACTGCCCAGTGCTCCGGAATCTTTCCCGCCATGTCCGGCGTCAATGACAACTTTACGAATTTTATAGTCTGCTCTCCCTGCAGGCGTAAACGAGCCTAACAACAAAAGGAGAGCAGCGCCGGCACAAAAGACAATATTTCTCACGGTCCTTCGGTTGTTATATAGATAAGCCATACCTTTGTACAAAATTGTGAATTTTTCGCAAAATCTGAAAGCGCTGGTGTTCCGTAAGTACGTACTCTTACAGCTATTATTTTGTGTATTTTCTCTAAGCCTCTGGGCTCAGGAGCAGCCAAGGCAGGATACACCTGTTTTGCCTACCCAGGAGAATGATACCATCAATATCCCTCAGGCGGATAGTTTACAAACAGATACCCTCAGGGTTAATCTGCCTGCCACTGCTCAGGCACAGGGAGATATTACCACTACTATCAACTACAATGCCAAAGACAGCATTTTATTTGATGCGGCCAACCGTATTGTTTACCTGTATGGTAATGCAAAGATAGATTATGGCGATATTAAACTGGAAGCCGCCCAGATTACCATAGACTGGACCCAGAGTACGCTTACAGCTGTGGGGGTAACGGATAGCCTGGGCAAGGAAATTGGAAAACCTGTATTTACACAAGGTGCCGAAACCTTTGTAACTGATAACATCCGCTATAATTTTAAGAACCGGAAAGCAACGATCCGCGGGGTGGTAACCCAGCAGCAGGAAGCTTATATTCATGGCAATGTAGTGAAAAAAGATGCCGATAACCAGCTGTACATACGGGGAGCCCGTTATACCACCTGTAATCTGGAGCACCCGCACTTTTATATAGAAGCAGGCAAGCTTAAAATGCTGCCCAAAGATAAAATTATTGCAGGTCCCTTTCACCTGCGCATTGCAGACGTTCCCACCCCTTTTGGCTTTCTGTTTGGTATGTT of the Flammeovirgaceae bacterium 311 genome contains:
- a CDS encoding cell wall hydrolase/autolysin (COG0860 N-acetylmuramoyl-L-alanine amidase), which codes for MLGSFTPAGRADYKIRKVVIDAGHGGKDSGALGSVSKEKDVALAVALELGALIKKNLPEVEVIYTRKDDTFIPLENRASIANKAGADVFISIHLNSAANPEAIGTETFIMGLHVNEQNLSVAKRENSVILLEENYEEKYEGFDPKSPESYIMFSLMQNAHLHNSLQLAENIDHQFTKRVGRPSRGVKQAGFLVLWQTTMPSVLVELGFISNKTEEKYLNDELGRTYIASGLYRAFRDYKDELEAMN